Part of the Falco cherrug isolate bFalChe1 chromosome 6, bFalChe1.pri, whole genome shotgun sequence genome is shown below.
AGTGCAGCTGGTGTTTTGCTAAGCTTCTCTGTGTTCAGAAGCGGCATCTTCTCCATAGCGGTCATGCGTTAGCTGTCTGGGAAACAAAAACTGCAGTTCCACTGTGTTAATTTGGAGGGAGCAAGTGAATGACTAGTTCTTTGATTACATAGCCAGAATGGAATATAATTATTACATGAAGGTAGTGTGAATATCATGTTGTTCTTGAAAGATGGTGTTCCCCAGTTTAACTATATGGTCAAAGTTCAAAATTCGTGTTggaattttctgttctgcccTAAATCTGGAGAAATTCTTGAAGGAGCTGGAAATCTAGGGTTAATGGGAATTCCCTTAGCTGGTGATAGGAATGGCATCATTCCTGCAGTGCATGTATTAGATAATCTTTTCACACCTGAATGTGACATTAAgtgttctttttaaaggaaaaaaacaccctctgTTGTTTGCCCGAGCTGTGGAAAAAATGAGCATCAAGCAGAAAATGAATGAGGATTTGTGCAAAATGTTTAGAGGAAATTACAGGAAgatgttttaaagcttttatttttgctgtaaaatattCTCTGTAGGACAGAAACATGGTGAGCGCCAAAGGGGAGGAAGAATTTGCTTTCACACACACTCACAGTCTGTGCATAGGTAACTGCAGTTGCTGTATCCTGGCTTTCAAGCCTGTATTATAAGCTGCTGCTCAGTATGTTTCTTCCAAACACTGATATATCTTAATGAATTATGCGCTCTCTATATATTCAGTTGTTTAAAGAGGTATTTTGGTGGATTATATGCTTCGTTCTTTGAGTGTGGCTTGAGAGGCAAATAAgatagaaacaaaatgtttagcTTTTATCTGTGGGGatgataataaaataatatcGAATAGGAACACGGGTGATGCATACTAGTAATCAAATAATGCTGTGTGGAAAATAACTTGtgatacaagaaaaaattattcagggGAGGACTGAATTTTCATGGGATTTATAATTTTGCTTTGGAGGCTTTTTGCATTGAGCCTTTGAAATCTGGTGTTTTGTCTGTAAGCATGGCAGCTGGATTTGAAAATACTACTGCATTTGTCTGAGAGAATTACATCTTGCATAATACATAACTAGCTAGCGCTCAGCTAATTGttgccattttaaaagcatttggtAATATTATGTGCATAAGAGTAtagtatttctaaaacattttaataaatgatatcaaatattaacaaaataagACTATTTCTGATATGATTTGCAGATGATTACTTTACAATGGTCCTATATTGATGGCTGCATTTTTACGGTAGATCACAGACATAAatctccattattttttttaatctatctATTTTAATCTATCAAAAGGAGCATAAGTCTATTGTATATATGCCTATTATTGTCTGGTTTGAAGGCTGCAGTCTCTACTAAGTATTGTAAATTTGTTTCAGGCAGAGCTTTATTCCAGGAAGGATGTCTGAATAGGCAAACTGCATTGTCTTAGAGTaaacatgcttttttatttttcctctcataGCCACGAAGAAATTGGGTTCCAAATATGCACCAACGAAAAGAGGGACACAGTTGGGTTTCCGTTCTCAGAGCCTCACTAGGGATTCTCCTGCAAAAGATATAGATCTTGTTACAAAAAGAGTTCTTGCTGCTAGGCTGCTGAAAATCAATGAGCTCCGAAATGAACTGACTGAACTCCACATCAAACTAGatgagctgcagaaggaaaacagggtGCTGAAGAGGcttcagcacaggcaggagaaagCCTTGAATAAGTTTGAAGATACGGAAAATGAAATCTCTCAGCTCCTTGCTCGGCACAACAATGAGATTAGAATATTAAGGGAGCGCCTACGAAAATCTCAAGAGAGAGAGCGTGCAAATGAGAGACGGCTGAAAGAATCGGAAGATGAACTGTACAGAACAAAAACCGTcttgcagaaactgaaaaagctgTCTGCAGAGAAGCACCTTGTGGAAAGAGATGACCTGGCAAAGAAACTAGCCTATGCAGAGAGCAGGCTAGAGGAcagtgaaaaaagaattaaggtgagatgacttctttttttttttttttttgtaagaaattcTGGTACAGCTCTTTTTTACCATAATGAGTTTCATGAATTGTATTGTTTTTCACAGTTGTGGAGCAAAGAgattccttttattattttatttttttacacatAAGTAGCATCAAGTAAATTATTTCCAAGGTCATTATATAGTTACATTACAGTAGTTGTGCATTCAGATATCTGGTTACAGATTAAGTATATTTCGTCAGAATATATACTGtagatttgttcttttatttagtTATAAGAACACTTCAGAAATGCATGCAGCTATAGTACAACCTTACGCTATCTAATTTATCCTCTCGGAGGGGAAGCAATTGTTGAATATTTCCTGGGTATTTAGGGAACTGTATATTAAAATTCTAAACAACATACATAtcagctttttttcagttttgtgaaCTGCATTCATACAGCGTTTGATTGTCTGCTGTTCTGCACATCTGAGGgttgaactaaaaaaaaaaccaaaatgagcTTTAGAACATTTTATGGGTATCCACGTTAGAGATTTTGtgcaatgtattttaattttgttcagaaaaaatctttaaatttttGTAAAAACGTCTAAACATGTCTACATTGTAAACATATctaaaaaataacttcaaaataaCTGTGTTAGCACTATTAAGCTGTTGGTAGTTGTATGCAATACCATTTTTAGCTGGAATTATGTTCATCATTAAAATGGTGTGAAAGTGTGGTCTCTATATTAGTAATTAAACCTAAATTACTTTATAGACATAATAGATCTGGAAATCCAAAGGATTAAACTGGAAACTAAGCTTTCATAAAATAAATCCCAAGATACCAAGGTATAAACAGCTGAGTTACCCAAATCACCTCACCCTGTAGTGTCACCATCTGGCATTTGTAGTTTTACAATCAGGTATTTCGGCATCTGTAGTACGGGATAATGTTAAAATGAATCATGCTCTAAAAAATAAGggattttcttctacttttgtCTTATCATTATAGCTTCACTTAAAACAGCTATTGCAAGATGAGGGTATGTAAATGAAACCACAATCACAGATTTGTTTCTAGTAGAACggttaaaaagtatttcttgtCGTCTTCCTTCTAATCCTGCACCACTTCCAGGGAGGTATTCTGTTTCTTAACCATCAGTTTGAGATTTGTCTTGAGATCTGGAGTTCCACTGTGCCAAAAGCCTTGCAGAACGTTGTGTGTGTTCCTATTACGTCCTCAAATCACCTCTCGATACTCTGGAAGGatgagctgcagcatctgcaggtGCTCTGTCTGCCCCCTCAAAGTTAAGATTAAGGGTTTAAATGTATTCAGTGTTACAGCAATGCTGGAGCCAATATCTGAATCAAAGATGCtggttttctgtaattttattgaAGTAATTTGactataaaaaaattacttcagttgttaaaaaaaattgttttgttttaattgaaggatctggaaaaaaatcttgaattAACTGGTAGCAGTTTTCAGCGAGAGTtacagtcaaagaaaaaaaagatgtttgaggctcaagaagaaaacagagcgCTCCAAGAAGAGCTTCAGCAACTAAATCAGAAGCTGAAGGTAAAATGTGAAGCAATACGGGTTACTAGCTGTGTTCTGGCATTTTATCTTTGGAAGTATCTGTAATGAGGTTTGAGTAGTTTACCAGTGACCGCACTCTCTGATATGTACTTAATTACATACCACATCTAagttcttttcctgctttaaattaaaatgttctgtgCTCTGACCCTACAGTGTTTATAACAGGAATGTCTCTATGTTAATCATTATTGTTAGACTAGTTAAGAAAACAAGGTCAATTACATAGCCAAGCGTTGAAATTAAGCCACAAGATCTATTGGAAAATTAGGTTTGGAAGgcttgaatttaaaataaaatctgcaggTATATACAGTGCTTTATGTTACTGATGTACTTGAATTACAGTAGGTTTATGTAAAGATTAATTTCATGTATTTGTGATATCGATGCGTGTTGCTAAATTTGAGCAAAGGTTTCTTTGCATCCCACCACCCCATCATTGCCTAGATTTGTACATTTGAGGACTGAAAGTATTTTGTTCTGCCTAGTCAGTttatctttagaaaaaaaaataattatataagACTTGAGCTAAAACACTTAATTTCTAGGTGAATTTCCTTCAAAACCCCAAGTCTCAAACATACTTCTATAATGGAGGTGCACCAGTTTACCACCTTACTAGCTATCAGCAAGTAGCAGTAGCATTAACTCTAAAACTTACTTGTTTACAGTGTTTTAAGCCTCATTTGTTAGtgaagattttaatattttgaaaatattttcattattagatGATTTCTGATAACTCActgctcttttttaaaatttatttattatctaTTCAATAAATGTTATGAAAGAAGAGTATGTCTCTACCTCATGATGCAGTGGGCCTCTGCTCCATGGTACTGACGTGCCTTATGACAAGTAGCATCGCTGGCATTGAAATGTTTAACTATTTAcaattctgaaaattcagttatGCGATCTATACATACACTGTAAGTCTTATTCATGTATGTGGAAGCATTGGCATTTAGTGATTTTCACTGCAGAGATGCTTCCCCGCCTCCCCTTACCAAACAGTTTGCTAGtgagttttttggggggaaggcTCTATGTGCTTTCTCATAGCATAAACAAAGTTAGGaatgtgatttttctccttaaacCAGTGTGTGTAACTATTGATTACTTTGTTGCTATTTACAACATATATTTTGAAGTCAATTTACATCTTTGTTAATGACTAGTAAATGAAATTTAGTAACTCACTGTTATACTTGCCTGTCTcattcacaggaaaaagaacGAGAACTTGaagcaaaaaatatatatgctaaTCGTATGTTGAAACTGTCACCAAGAAAAGACATGGAtgttacacagagaaaaagaggtaACGTATAaagcaataaaagcagaaaaattaatagTGACACTTTTAAATTACTCTGCTAGGTTATGTCATTCAAGCCATTCAGTGTTGGACCCTGCCACTGCTTGTTCAAGaatgtttacttttttgcaCAGCTTTCGGCACAGCACTGGTTACAAAGAAGGGTGCATTATTTGTTTCACTATCCTGTATGTGCAGCAGAACCAAACCCCAGAACTTCATCAAACAGCCTTCTGAATTCCTTTCGTATCAGATGTTCATGGGTGTAGGAGGAGGGGAATATTGTTTAGTAAATTCTCTAACAGATCATAGGTCATGTCTACATGACAATAAATTACAGAGGctttaaaatatgtaacttGATTGCTGTGAATATTTTGGggatgttttttatttattttttactaattCAGATTTACTGTCTGTCAGATGAGCTGCACTCTTGTTTTCTCGTCAGAGTACATATGTCCCAAAACATAATTCTAAAAGTATCAGTGCAGTGATTTCTTCTGGTGTGACAAGGCAGCCTCAAGCCTTCTGCTATCCACATAAATAtgttgtatgtatgtgtgtctctgtgtgtatacTCAGACTGTTTTCACTGGATCAGTAAAATCTACTTGTCAGAAGAAGCAGGAATTTATGGgactgttttaaatatttaatgccAGCATTTCAAATAGTTTGTCTGCTGCTCATTTTATTATAGATTCTCTATTTAATTACTCTATTTTAggttcaaatatttcaaaatgtcattcCATAGGGATAAGTATATATGTTTCAAAGATGCAAACaagtgaattttaattttatgtgttTGCTTTGCTACATGTAGCTTCTGTGACAAGCAGTAACACGAGTGGGGATTTTTTAACAGACACCCAGTACGCTGTAATGACTTTATAAGTAGCTTTAAGgtggtatttttaattattttttcagcagaTGTTTTGCATGCCGTTTTTTTAAATTAGCGTTTACAGATGCTGAAAACAAGTATGTAAAACTTGTCAATACTTTCCACTCCCATTGGCTCTGATTACTGTCTTTTATGTTTGCTACAAATCATTAAAAATGAGAGGTAGGTATGTAGTGGGATATTTTCAAGTGAAAACATGATTTAATTAGTTTGCATTTTCTACAGCCAACaaccaaaatattaaaaaaggagCACAGCTCACAAAAGGTGTACAGACCAGTGGATACTTCTCACCAGTAGAATTTCTTCCAGAATCAGAACTTGCCTGTGGTGACAAGAAAGAAGGGACTCTTCCTAAAATAGTGAGTTCTATAAAAATCTGAGACTTGCTCCATATAACTCACCTATTGGgctgaattttaaatgcagagctttttttttatttatttattttttttatttattacacatattttagaaaatatgtgtaaatacacaaatatttagaaaatttgACTATAGAAAACATTCTGATCTCTAGGAGAAACTTCCTGTCCAGAAATACTGTACTCCATTTTTGTGACACTTAGTTTATCACATTCTGTGTCTTACTGATAACGATTAcctctatttatttttctgccattgtaatttctttgaagtttttaagacttcattttggttttcttcccttttatttctaaCATTTATTTGAGCAATCTGTTGTAACGGTGCTGGCTGCCTTGtctctctttttgctttggTCTTAATGATGGTTTCTTTTACTTTGCAGATTTATTTCACAATGCATAAATCTAACCCTTCTTATTGTTATAGTGCTGGTATTTCTTCTGTCGTTTTTCCAGCTTCGTGAATATggttgcatatttttctttttcaatttccctttttattatCAAGTAGTACCATTACAAGTATTGCTAATGCTTCTGTGACCTCAAGCTAAAATCGAAGAGATTTGTAAGGTATTATTACAAAGCAGAGCGACACAGATTCTGGCAAAAATTGTACAAATTCTGATTACGTAAGGCTAGGACTATTTGTCAGAAATAATGCTCTGAGGATGGTCTTGACTGGCTTCCTCCAGGAAGTAGGACTAAAGCTTTTTTGTGGCCGTTTCATTCATATGTTCTCTCTTCCAAAATCTGTTCTGTAGGTGTGGATGTAATTTAATGTATGCATTCTTCCAGTGTATACTTTTGGTGTGTGAGTTACAGAACCATACAGCTGGTACAAGTGCAGCTCATGGGGTCCAACTAATGTCTCTTATAAACCTCTCTAGTTCATGTATGGCTATTGCTGTAAGTATCATACATGAAATTTGGGTAGCCTGTGCTTTCATCATTTTTCTAAGTCAAGCATTTGAAATACTTGACCACCATCTCtttatgaagttatttttttttaaaaatataataatgataATCATGTACATGAAGGGAGAATACTTGAAGCTGTTTTGGCTGATAgtcatattttctctttcttagtGGTAACtgtttctcttatttttcttagaagTGTGTATTAATCTAGAAACTTATTTTGTTCTAAAGGAATACTACAAAGTTAGCATCCACATGTTGGATTATGCTGGCTTTCTCTTCCACTACTTTTCTgtattagtgatttttttttaatgctgacaTTAATATCTTTTCTGCAggttctttccttttaaatgtttatgtATAGTCACTACCTGAATTTTTCAGCCAGgattaaacttttctttttcattgtttgttaCTTAATACTCCATAAATTTAAGTACCACCATGAAACAATCTGAATCTACAACCCATTCACTTGAGTAAGAAGATTAGATTATGGAAATAGCAGGTAACtaattgcttgctttttaaaaaaataaggtgaTGGGGTCTGGTCTTCCATTAATGTCCTTGAAAAAGACAACTTCTGTCTTCAGGAGAGAGCTATCCTAACACAGTGATAATTTCGCCTTACAACATCGGGCCTGCAACTTTCCTGAAACATGTAATACAGAATAGGGTTGATTGTCTATTATTTGTTTCAGCTGCATAAAACTGTGCTAGAGATAACATTTTTAGGGCCAGACCCCTGGGTTGTCAAAGCTGGTTTGGTTTAGATGACTTGCTCCGGTTTTTGTTCAGCAGTAAGAATGGAATTTGACAACGACATAGGaagtttgtttgattttttttttttttttttttttattttactgactGTTTTCCCCCATGAGTTTcagttttatattaatttatttcaggaaaaagaaactcaaGATAAAGGATGGAAAGAGCAAGCAGACCTCCTAAGACAAGACCAAGAcatggaaagggaagagaaactgAAACGTTTTCAAGAAATACAGGCTGTAGAGGAGAAGGCTCAAAAACTTCATGATGGTAAGGAACTAGGCAGCTGAAGGCTGAAAAATACACCACAGAATACTAATTAAGTGAGATTGCTAGTTTCTTATGAGAAGGGCAAAATGATTTTACAGAGATCACTACAGTGGAAAATGATTTTCAGTTATATTatgcaaagaaaatcagaaaaaaatacggAATATAGAATAATCTATGCCCTGTACTCAGCTGTGATTAAGtatgcagcagcaaaaaatgCTGTCCATGAAAAATTATTGAAGCCTGAGAGATTTTGCTTTACAAAGCAAGGATGACATAGCAGGTAAATGCTGATGTTATTTCTGACTTGCTAGGTGTTACTGAGGTAGGCAGTAGATTTTTATTACTGCAGAACAAATCTGCATTCCTTAATATGGCCTGGGTTTTCAGTGCATATCTACCTCACTTGCATCATTTGAAATTGTAGTTTCTCCTTTCACTTGTGGTTATCTGAATTATTTGGTGTGGCTATTTGAGAAATGTCAGTTTCTATTGTTATATtctaatactgtatttttattcatttggtTTTCACAATATCTTAATGACCTGAATTTTAAGTCTCTTAATCTAAAGTACTTTAGATGGACTGCATCCTGTCATGATAAAATACTCTTTCAGTGATTATAGTTAATGAACAGTAACACTTATTATAGTTGACAAGGAAGAATTCTAAAAAATCTATAGCTGCTTTCAGCAGTAAATCCTCTACCTTCACTGGCATCAGTGCATAACTCACATAAGCCAAGAATCTGCTCTGTTACGTCCTTTAAATAAGATGATTTGACCACCTTACCCATCTTACAGTATAAGCTGGTATTTTCCCCACCTTATGTATAGAAAGGTAGCTCCTTACTTATAATGATATGctacaaaaattttttttacatatattaacTGAACTGTTGCAGTTATTTCTGTAAGCTTGATCTGAAGTACAATAGATAACATGGAACTTTGTGAAACGTCAGTCAGTAATTTCAATGAAACGTTCACAGTGCAATGCCAGTATGTTGGAAGTGCCAGGTAGTCATATTCAACTTTTGGCCAAATGCACGTCTGTTGTCGtgatagaaaaatattttgaagagataaatatttgagaagcttcctttttcttgtatGAATAAACATTTGCAGGTTCTATCTGCAAGTTCTTACTATTTTGCACCTTTGGCGTTGGTTTATAGCGCTGGAAACTGACATTTGCATTTGCACAGACACATGCTCTCACTGAGTTCATGTGGTGATGCACAGACACTTGTGTAAAGGTGTTTTCTGTATGCAGCAGTTGcagtat
Proteins encoded:
- the LCA5 gene encoding lebercilin isoform X2; protein product: MGERIRSPDSEHDKKSNGDKNSDSYYSDEATKKLGSKYAPTKRGTQLGFRSQSLTRDSPAKDIDLVTKRVLAARLLKINELRNELTELHIKLDELQKENRVLKRLQHRQEKALNKFEDTENEISQLLARHNNEIRILRERLRKSQERERANERRLKESEDELYRTKTVLQKLKKLSAEKHLVERDDLAKKLAYAESRLEDSEKRIKDLEKNLELTGSSFQRELQSKKKKMFEAQEENRALQEELQQLNQKLKEKERELEAKNIYANRMLKLSPRKDMDVTQRKRANNQNIKKGAQLTKGVQTSGYFSPVEFLPESELACGDKKEGTLPKIEKETQDKGWKEQADLLRQDQDMEREEKLKRFQEIQAVEEKAQKLHDEWEREEYDKMKKESSFLLDEGEKTKLESENHKPKVERESTEMLEERQKREFLLAKMQEIDRETQNVKPDSQASLINTARKLDSLEKKEKTNQFCEIPGKVNNGFPVGGSQDDATGAQGQKQRNLRTVDLRGELTFGSYVPSFGKGSGRPSWLTQKNDNLEENVKENADFNTKKIKKSNLMEQLFGSTTDLSKNDVTTPFDVDWNFGNTPPVNKNSKVKVKEDSGLFGEGRNLNRHRLQHTTSKLGVKTLGSLEDEIEEVILQ
- the LCA5 gene encoding lebercilin isoform X1 yields the protein MGERIRSPDSEHDKKSNGDKNSDSYYSDEGNASHSSDQSPTVSYPSTSQEKRDYKPQTSNSLVHYQATKKLGSKYAPTKRGTQLGFRSQSLTRDSPAKDIDLVTKRVLAARLLKINELRNELTELHIKLDELQKENRVLKRLQHRQEKALNKFEDTENEISQLLARHNNEIRILRERLRKSQERERANERRLKESEDELYRTKTVLQKLKKLSAEKHLVERDDLAKKLAYAESRLEDSEKRIKDLEKNLELTGSSFQRELQSKKKKMFEAQEENRALQEELQQLNQKLKEKERELEAKNIYANRMLKLSPRKDMDVTQRKRANNQNIKKGAQLTKGVQTSGYFSPVEFLPESELACGDKKEGTLPKIEKETQDKGWKEQADLLRQDQDMEREEKLKRFQEIQAVEEKAQKLHDEWEREEYDKMKKESSFLLDEGEKTKLESENHKPKVERESTEMLEERQKREFLLAKMQEIDRETQNVKPDSQASLINTARKLDSLEKKEKTNQFCEIPGKVNNGFPVGGSQDDATGAQGQKQRNLRTVDLRGELTFGSYVPSFGKGSGRPSWLTQKNDNLEENVKENADFNTKKIKKSNLMEQLFGSTTDLSKNDVTTPFDVDWNFGNTPPVNKNSKVKVKEDSGLFGEGRNLNRHRLQHTTSKLGVKTLGSLEDEIEEVILQ